A DNA window from Halorubrum sp. DM2 contains the following coding sequences:
- a CDS encoding dolichol kinase, whose product MPLPAAAWRERVEFERRLVHASGTLYPVPYLLGWISWEATGRLMVLSVAVAAILEALRLTDSVGPLDPLYDALVREYEADGVAGYALYQVGMAATALAFAPVFAVPAMWMLSIGDPISGGLGENAATEPKRLSVVAAMVFVCFGIAVPYAIPEFGPDPGVIVALAGAIPAAVADGLPPLIRGVAVDDNLTIPPAAASGMFLAAALIA is encoded by the coding sequence GTGCCCCTCCCGGCCGCGGCGTGGCGCGAGCGCGTGGAGTTCGAGCGCCGGCTGGTCCACGCGAGCGGCACGCTGTACCCGGTCCCGTACCTGTTGGGCTGGATCTCGTGGGAGGCGACCGGGCGGTTGATGGTTCTCAGTGTCGCGGTCGCGGCGATCCTCGAGGCGCTGCGGCTCACCGACTCGGTCGGCCCGCTCGACCCGCTGTACGACGCGCTCGTCCGCGAGTACGAGGCCGACGGTGTCGCGGGCTACGCGCTGTACCAAGTGGGGATGGCGGCGACCGCGCTCGCCTTCGCGCCGGTGTTCGCCGTGCCCGCGATGTGGATGCTCTCGATCGGCGACCCGATAAGCGGCGGGCTCGGCGAGAACGCGGCGACGGAGCCGAAGCGGCTCTCCGTGGTCGCGGCGATGGTGTTCGTCTGCTTCGGGATCGCCGTCCCGTACGCGATCCCCGAGTTCGGTCCCGACCCCGGCGTGATCGTCGCCTTGGCGGGCGCGATTCCGGCTGCGGTCGCCGACGGCCTCCCGCCGCTCATCCGCGGCGTGGCCGTCGACGACAACCTCACCATCCCCCCGGCGGCCGCGAGCGGAATGTTCCTCGCGGCCGCGCTGATCGCGTAG
- a CDS encoding PAS domain-containing protein produces MTPEGTIVHVGEPVDAAWGTLPNGTRTVGEVTRSETGRDEATSAVVVRVADSVGSDGRAGGNESDRTGRNDGTDAGERVAGLAAAPVEIEAVRERYPDARVLAYTVRDRPDAAIDASRLGIEYVSGRRLAADGETLADRIRRAERGNEPDADGGDRVESEEAEPEHDGSGKSEPDREFLEPFVRIISDRSTEFDATVDALLDLGRDHLGLSIGYASRIDGDRIGLRRYRDPVGLVDSLAADDLDADGMVPLELTYCRETVRGAVPGGDADDRDGEREPRSGSDRSGTAAERDGVFSVTDPEAAGLADHPAYERFGVGSYVGGRVLVDEEVFGTICFLDPESRDRPFDASEELFVELLAEWLGRAIERRLAGEQREAAVERFEETLDRIDDGFFALDAEWRFTYVNERAASLLGREPAELVGADVREEFPAALGPEHERHYRRAMAEQEVVSFENYHESLDVWSDVTAYPSPNGLSVFFADVTERKRRERTLERLLGTVEELQRTGDREAVAERLVAAADEVLGYGISGVRLFDADANRLRLAATNGGVGDRFAASRRPRRPGKGITGRAFEYGETRLVDDLVTSGDLADDEERDYHGMRSTVAVPLGDHGVFVVGSTEPESFDERDVTVLELLATNAVAAMDANERRGRLRTYEDALKNVDDMVCVLDEDGVVTYATGPFAAWIESGDPASETPDDGLVGRRLADLVSGGDADRVAEAVDALAAGTAGGERGSDPTRNVSLIRDGDGDRRVRHGELRLSALSSRAGHAGGVVASLSDTTDLRRTRTELSAERDRFRRLFDRIPDPVMEVVLEDDETVIDGLNAAFESQFGVDELALRGRTVAALDIDDEQLGSGRAEGRSLDALVRERGFATEEIRRRTVDGPREFLFLGFSYETDEGRRAFGIYTDITDRKRRERYVRIVNRILRHNLRNELNVVFGFAEEIGERTDDDRIREYARRIETTGKRLSGVAEGAATLRRVIEKGYVTDPEAIEVAGVVEEVIERHASECPDARITADIPRGTTVRGDDRLAIAVDHLVENAVEHGGDAPHVAVTAERNPDAGVMRVSVADDGPGIPSAVREVIAEDREVTQLRHNTGVGLWIAAWVVEAYGGDIRFGPGLGDGGATVTLVLPAAGRGGAER; encoded by the coding sequence ATGACGCCTGAGGGGACGATCGTCCACGTCGGCGAGCCGGTCGACGCCGCGTGGGGGACGCTCCCGAACGGGACGCGAACGGTCGGAGAGGTTACGCGTTCCGAAACCGGCCGCGACGAGGCAACGAGCGCCGTCGTCGTTCGGGTGGCGGACTCCGTCGGATCCGACGGACGCGCCGGGGGTAACGAGAGCGACCGAACCGGCCGGAACGACGGAACCGACGCCGGCGAGCGCGTCGCCGGTCTCGCGGCCGCGCCGGTCGAAATCGAGGCGGTCCGGGAGCGGTACCCGGACGCGCGAGTCCTCGCGTACACCGTCCGCGACCGCCCCGACGCCGCCATCGACGCGAGCCGGCTCGGGATCGAGTACGTTTCCGGGCGGCGGCTCGCGGCCGACGGCGAGACGCTCGCGGACCGGATCAGGAGGGCCGAGCGAGGGAACGAGCCCGACGCCGACGGGGGCGACCGCGTCGAATCCGAGGAGGCGGAGCCGGAGCACGACGGGTCCGGAAAATCGGAACCGGACCGCGAGTTCCTCGAACCGTTCGTGCGGATCATCTCGGACCGGTCCACGGAGTTCGACGCGACGGTCGACGCGCTGCTCGACCTCGGCCGCGACCACCTCGGCCTGTCGATCGGCTACGCCTCCCGGATCGACGGCGACCGGATCGGGCTCCGGCGGTACCGGGACCCGGTCGGACTCGTGGACTCGCTCGCGGCGGACGACCTCGACGCCGACGGTATGGTCCCGCTGGAGCTGACGTACTGCCGAGAGACGGTGCGCGGGGCGGTCCCGGGCGGCGACGCAGACGACCGCGACGGCGAGCGCGAACCGCGGAGCGGCTCGGACCGGAGCGGTACCGCCGCGGAGCGCGACGGCGTGTTCTCGGTCACCGATCCCGAGGCCGCGGGACTGGCCGACCACCCCGCCTACGAGCGGTTCGGGGTCGGCAGCTACGTCGGCGGGCGAGTCCTCGTCGACGAGGAGGTCTTCGGCACGATCTGTTTCCTCGACCCCGAGTCGCGCGACCGCCCGTTCGACGCCTCGGAGGAGCTGTTCGTCGAACTGCTCGCCGAGTGGCTCGGCCGAGCGATCGAGCGCCGACTGGCGGGAGAACAGCGGGAAGCCGCGGTCGAGCGGTTCGAGGAGACGCTCGACCGGATCGACGACGGGTTCTTCGCGCTCGACGCCGAGTGGCGGTTCACGTACGTCAACGAGCGGGCGGCGTCCCTCCTCGGCCGCGAGCCGGCCGAGCTGGTCGGAGCCGACGTCCGCGAGGAGTTCCCGGCCGCGCTCGGCCCCGAGCACGAGCGGCACTACCGACGGGCGATGGCGGAACAGGAGGTCGTCTCCTTCGAGAACTACCACGAGTCGCTGGACGTGTGGAGCGACGTGACCGCGTACCCGTCTCCGAACGGGCTGTCGGTCTTCTTCGCCGACGTCACGGAGCGAAAGCGCCGCGAGCGGACCCTCGAACGCCTGCTCGGCACGGTCGAGGAGCTACAGCGGACCGGCGACCGCGAGGCGGTCGCGGAGCGGCTGGTCGCGGCCGCGGACGAGGTGCTCGGCTACGGGATAAGCGGCGTGCGGCTGTTCGACGCCGACGCGAACCGCCTCCGCCTCGCCGCCACGAACGGTGGGGTCGGCGACCGGTTCGCGGCCAGCCGCCGCCCGCGGCGGCCCGGCAAGGGGATCACCGGGCGGGCCTTCGAGTATGGGGAGACTCGGCTCGTCGACGACCTCGTGACGAGCGGCGACCTAGCCGACGACGAGGAGCGCGACTACCACGGGATGCGCTCGACCGTCGCCGTCCCGCTCGGCGACCACGGCGTGTTCGTCGTCGGCTCCACGGAGCCGGAGAGCTTCGACGAGAGGGACGTCACCGTCCTCGAACTGCTGGCGACGAACGCGGTCGCCGCGATGGACGCCAACGAGCGCCGGGGACGGCTCCGCACCTACGAGGACGCGCTGAAGAACGTCGACGACATGGTATGCGTGCTCGACGAGGACGGCGTCGTCACGTACGCGACGGGCCCGTTCGCCGCGTGGATCGAGAGCGGTGATCCCGCGTCGGAAACCCCCGACGACGGCCTCGTCGGACGGCGGCTCGCGGACCTCGTCTCGGGCGGCGACGCGGACCGGGTGGCGGAGGCGGTCGACGCGCTCGCCGCCGGGACGGCGGGCGGCGAGCGCGGGAGCGATCCGACACGGAACGTGTCGCTGATCCGCGATGGCGACGGCGACCGGCGTGTCCGGCACGGCGAGTTGCGCCTGTCGGCGCTGTCGAGCCGCGCCGGACACGCCGGTGGGGTCGTCGCGTCGCTGTCGGACACGACGGACCTCCGGCGGACGCGAACCGAGTTGTCCGCCGAGCGCGACCGCTTCCGACGGCTGTTCGACCGGATCCCGGACCCGGTGATGGAGGTCGTCCTCGAAGACGACGAGACGGTGATCGACGGGCTCAACGCCGCGTTCGAGTCGCAGTTCGGCGTTGACGAGTTGGCCCTCCGCGGGCGGACGGTCGCGGCGCTCGACATCGACGACGAACAGCTGGGGAGCGGGCGGGCGGAGGGGCGCTCGCTCGACGCGCTGGTCCGCGAGCGCGGGTTCGCGACCGAGGAGATTAGGCGGCGGACCGTCGACGGGCCGCGCGAGTTCCTCTTCCTCGGGTTCAGCTACGAGACCGACGAGGGGCGGCGCGCGTTCGGCATCTACACCGACATCACCGACCGGAAGCGCCGCGAGCGGTACGTCCGGATCGTCAACCGGATCCTCAGACACAACCTGCGCAACGAGCTGAACGTCGTGTTCGGCTTCGCCGAGGAGATCGGGGAGCGGACCGACGACGACCGGATCCGCGAGTACGCCCGGCGGATCGAGACCACCGGAAAGCGGCTGAGCGGCGTCGCCGAGGGGGCCGCCACCCTCCGGCGGGTCATCGAGAAGGGGTATGTGACCGACCCCGAGGCGATCGAGGTTGCCGGGGTCGTCGAGGAGGTCATCGAGCGCCACGCGAGCGAGTGCCCGGACGCGCGCATCACCGCGGACATTCCGAGGGGGACCACGGTCCGCGGCGACGACCGCCTCGCGATCGCGGTCGACCACCTCGTCGAGAACGCGGTCGAACACGGCGGCGACGCGCCGCACGTGGCGGTGACCGCCGAGCGCAACCCGGATGCCGGGGTCATGCGGGTGAGCGTCGCCGACGACGGGCCGGGTATCCCGAGCGCGGTCCGAGAGGTGATCGCCGAGGACCGCGAGGTGACCCAGCTCCGGCACAATACCGGCGTCGGCCTGTGGATCGCCGCGTGGGTCGTGGAGGCGTACGGCGGCGACATCCGATTCGGTCCCGGACTCGGCGACGGGGGGGCGACCGTGACGCTCGTCCTCCCGGCGGCGGGGCGGGGCGGCGCGGAGCGGTAG
- a CDS encoding AAA family ATPase yields the protein MDVPEAADACARVVDEVGGAVVADREFLERVTLGILARGHVLLEDVPGTGKTLSARSFATALGLEFSRVQFTPDLLPADVTGTNVFDERDGSFAFSPGPIFANVVLADEINRAPPKTQAALLEAMEEGQVTVDGETHDLPSPFYVIATQNPVESEGAFPLPEAQLDRFTIKTSIGYPDEDGELELLRRRAGRVEQSPTVDRVLDPDAVTALREVPESVRVDDDLLRYAASLARATREDRRVEAGVSPRGTQRLFETARAAAVVAGREFVTPDDVKRVAEPTLAHRLVLTPDAAVNDVDERDVIADVLDRVAVPTVDAPEA from the coding sequence ATGGATGTCCCCGAAGCGGCCGACGCCTGCGCCCGCGTCGTCGACGAGGTCGGCGGCGCGGTCGTGGCCGACCGCGAGTTCTTAGAGCGCGTCACGCTCGGTATCCTCGCCCGCGGCCACGTCCTCTTAGAAGACGTGCCCGGGACCGGAAAGACCCTCTCGGCGCGCTCGTTCGCGACCGCGCTCGGCTTGGAGTTCTCGCGGGTCCAGTTCACCCCCGACCTCCTCCCCGCCGACGTGACCGGGACCAACGTGTTCGACGAGCGCGACGGCTCCTTCGCCTTCTCGCCCGGACCGATCTTCGCGAACGTCGTCCTCGCCGACGAGATCAACCGCGCCCCGCCGAAGACGCAGGCGGCGCTGCTGGAGGCGATGGAGGAGGGACAGGTGACCGTCGACGGCGAGACCCACGACCTCCCCTCGCCGTTCTACGTCATCGCGACGCAGAACCCCGTCGAGAGCGAGGGCGCGTTCCCGCTCCCGGAGGCGCAGCTCGACCGGTTCACCATCAAGACCTCGATCGGCTACCCGGACGAGGACGGCGAGCTGGAGCTGCTGCGGCGGCGCGCCGGCCGCGTCGAGCAGTCGCCCACCGTCGACCGCGTGCTCGATCCCGACGCCGTGACGGCGCTGCGGGAGGTGCCCGAGTCCGTCCGCGTCGACGACGACCTCCTGCGCTACGCGGCGTCGCTCGCGCGGGCGACCCGGGAGGACCGCCGCGTCGAGGCCGGGGTCTCCCCCCGCGGCACCCAGCGCCTCTTCGAGACGGCGCGGGCGGCCGCGGTCGTCGCCGGCCGGGAGTTCGTCACGCCGGACGACGTGAAGCGGGTCGCGGAGCCGACGCTCGCCCACCGGCTCGTGTTGACGCCGGACGCGGCCGTCAACGACGTGGACGAGCGCGACGTGATCGCCGACGTGCTCGACCGGGTCGCGGTGCCGACGGTCGACGCGCCCGAGGCGTGA
- the glyS gene encoding glycine--tRNA ligase, which translates to MAADALAELAKRRGFFFGSNGAYGGTAGFYTFGPQGAALKRNVEDAWRDRFTIREGNREIEAPTVMPEAVFEASGHLEGFDDMLVECPECGESHRADHLVEAVTEIEDAEALPGEEVAELIADNDIACPACGTPLAGEPVEAFNLMFATDIGPGDAQPGYLRPETAQGIFVEFPRLKEYARGNLPFGITQIGPAYRNEISPRGGLLRLREFTQAELEQFIDPEEDEPPLDRVRDVEVRLYPATEQEAEDGDYLDTTVGEAVEEGVIGSPWVGYYLGVAQEWYERVGVDTDRFRFRQHLAGERAHYAADCWDAESEVDGDWIEIAGFAYRGDYDLSKHDEHGDDSFTVFKRYDEPKTVERATVDPDMSVLGPEFGGDAAAVAEALEALAERDPDAFDGETVSVDVNGERCEVDIDVANFAVEEVTESGEHITPHVVEPSFGVGRTVQTVLAHAYETDEVDGEERTYLSLKPEVAPQDAAVFPLVTNDERLTGLADEVAADLRAAGLAVAYDDSGSIGRRYRRQDEVGTPFCVTVDRDGIEGEGPDTVTLRERDSAAQVRIPVADLADELTALREGEPFASVADRYDAVDTDVETAGN; encoded by the coding sequence ATGGCCGCCGACGCGCTCGCCGAACTCGCGAAGCGTCGGGGGTTCTTCTTCGGGTCGAACGGCGCGTACGGCGGCACGGCCGGCTTCTACACGTTCGGGCCGCAGGGGGCCGCCCTCAAGCGAAACGTCGAGGACGCGTGGCGCGACCGGTTCACCATCCGCGAGGGGAACCGCGAGATCGAGGCCCCGACGGTGATGCCAGAGGCGGTCTTCGAGGCCTCCGGCCACCTGGAGGGGTTCGACGACATGCTCGTCGAGTGCCCCGAGTGCGGCGAGTCCCACCGCGCCGACCACCTCGTCGAAGCGGTCACGGAGATCGAAGACGCCGAGGCGCTGCCCGGCGAGGAGGTCGCCGAACTCATCGCCGACAACGACATCGCCTGCCCCGCCTGCGGCACGCCGCTCGCCGGCGAGCCGGTGGAGGCGTTCAACCTCATGTTCGCGACCGACATCGGTCCGGGCGACGCGCAGCCGGGCTACCTCCGGCCGGAGACCGCACAGGGGATCTTCGTGGAGTTCCCGCGGCTGAAGGAGTACGCCCGCGGGAACCTCCCGTTCGGGATCACCCAGATCGGTCCCGCCTACCGCAACGAGATCTCGCCGCGCGGCGGCCTGCTTCGCCTCCGGGAGTTCACGCAGGCCGAACTGGAGCAGTTCATCGACCCCGAGGAGGACGAGCCGCCGCTGGATCGGGTTCGGGACGTGGAAGTGCGGCTCTACCCCGCGACCGAACAGGAAGCCGAGGACGGCGACTACCTCGACACGACGGTCGGTGAGGCGGTCGAGGAGGGCGTCATCGGCTCCCCGTGGGTCGGCTACTACCTCGGCGTCGCGCAGGAGTGGTACGAGCGTGTCGGCGTCGACACCGATCGCTTCCGGTTCCGTCAGCACCTCGCCGGCGAGCGCGCCCACTACGCAGCCGACTGCTGGGACGCCGAGAGCGAGGTCGACGGCGACTGGATCGAGATCGCGGGCTTCGCGTACCGCGGCGACTACGACCTCTCGAAACACGACGAACACGGCGACGACTCCTTCACCGTCTTCAAGCGCTACGACGAGCCGAAGACGGTCGAGCGCGCGACGGTCGACCCCGACATGTCGGTCCTCGGTCCGGAGTTCGGCGGCGACGCCGCCGCGGTCGCCGAGGCGCTCGAAGCGCTCGCCGAGCGCGACCCGGACGCCTTCGACGGCGAGACCGTATCCGTTGACGTGAACGGAGAGCGCTGCGAGGTCGACATCGACGTGGCGAACTTCGCGGTCGAGGAGGTGACCGAGAGCGGCGAGCACATCACCCCGCACGTCGTCGAGCCGTCGTTCGGCGTCGGCCGGACCGTCCAGACGGTCCTCGCGCACGCCTACGAGACCGACGAGGTCGACGGCGAGGAGCGGACGTACCTCTCGCTGAAACCCGAGGTCGCGCCGCAGGACGCCGCCGTCTTCCCGCTGGTGACGAACGACGAGCGCCTGACGGGTCTCGCCGACGAGGTCGCGGCCGACCTCCGGGCGGCCGGGCTGGCGGTCGCGTACGACGACTCCGGCTCGATCGGCCGCCGCTACCGCCGACAGGACGAGGTCGGCACCCCCTTTTGCGTCACCGTCGACCGCGACGGGATCGAGGGCGAGGGCCCGGACACCGTCACGCTCCGCGAGCGCGACTCCGCGGCGCAGGTCCGGATCCCGGTCGCCGACCTCGCGGACGAGCTGACCGCGCTGCGCGAGGGCGAACCGTTCGCGTCGGTCGCAGACCGGTACGACGCGGTCGACACCGACGTCGAGACCGCGGGGAACTGA
- a CDS encoding CBS domain-containing protein gives MNVADAMTPRSELVVVEIPGSRNDVLEYIQDHGFSSVPVVKDVDGDEVYRGLVTRDDLIDQPDEDQLALLMREVPTAAADDDIVDAARTMVAEESRRLPVVDGDELVGILTVTDVVRAIARGEVDGETRVGELATREINATHTETPLPVAEREIALSGVPYAVVLDDAAAIAGMLTEVDILEVARVVEGEASTGDSIAEEDSEWSWEGIKATGARYLPTRNVEIPAEAVRHFMTDDLVTVNATRTAKEVAQELISNDIEQVPLVSGTDLDGIVRDVDLLEGL, from the coding sequence ATGAACGTCGCAGACGCCATGACGCCGCGCTCGGAGCTCGTCGTCGTCGAGATTCCCGGGAGCCGGAACGACGTGCTGGAGTACATTCAGGACCACGGCTTCTCGTCGGTGCCGGTCGTGAAGGACGTCGACGGCGACGAGGTGTACCGCGGGCTCGTCACGCGCGACGACCTGATCGACCAGCCGGACGAAGACCAGCTCGCGCTGCTGATGCGCGAGGTTCCGACCGCGGCGGCCGACGACGACATCGTCGACGCCGCCCGGACGATGGTCGCCGAGGAGTCCCGCCGCCTCCCCGTGGTCGACGGCGACGAGCTCGTCGGCATCCTCACCGTCACCGACGTGGTGCGGGCCATCGCCCGCGGCGAGGTCGACGGCGAGACCCGCGTGGGCGAGCTGGCGACGCGCGAGATCAACGCGACACACACCGAGACGCCGCTGCCGGTCGCCGAGCGGGAGATCGCGCTCTCCGGCGTCCCGTACGCGGTCGTCCTCGACGACGCGGCCGCGATCGCCGGGATGCTCACCGAGGTCGACATCCTCGAAGTCGCCCGCGTCGTCGAGGGCGAGGCGAGCACGGGCGACTCGATCGCGGAGGAGGACTCCGAGTGGTCGTGGGAGGGGATCAAAGCGACCGGCGCGCGCTACCTCCCGACCCGGAACGTCGAGATCCCCGCGGAGGCGGTCCGCCACTTCATGACCGACGACCTCGTCACCGTCAACGCCACGCGGACGGCCAAGGAGGTCGCACAGGAGCTCATCAGCAACGACATCGAGCAGGTCCCGCTCGTCTCCGGCACGGATCTGGACGGCATCGTCCGGGACGTCGACCTGCTGGAGGGGCTGTAG
- the pyrE gene encoding orotate phosphoribosyltransferase, with amino-acid sequence MTDDDRRSELIAALTAADAVRFGEFKLSHGGTSDYYVDKYLFETDPDALTLVAEAFADRLAETDAKLAGVALGAVPLVAVTAAELGRPYVIARKQAKEYGTGNRIEGRLDEGEEVVVIEDIATTGQSAVDAVEALREAGATVGRVLVVVDREEGARELLADHDVELESLLTATELLDERDEE; translated from the coding sequence ATGACCGACGACGACCGACGATCGGAGCTGATCGCGGCGCTCACCGCGGCCGACGCCGTCCGGTTCGGCGAGTTCAAACTGTCACACGGCGGGACGAGCGACTACTACGTCGACAAGTACCTGTTCGAGACGGACCCGGACGCGCTGACCCTCGTCGCCGAGGCGTTCGCGGACCGGCTCGCCGAGACGGACGCGAAGCTCGCGGGCGTCGCGTTGGGCGCGGTCCCGCTCGTGGCGGTGACCGCGGCGGAGCTGGGCCGCCCGTACGTCATCGCGCGAAAGCAGGCGAAGGAGTACGGCACCGGTAACCGCATCGAGGGCCGGCTCGACGAGGGCGAGGAGGTGGTCGTGATCGAGGACATCGCCACGACCGGGCAGTCCGCGGTCGACGCCGTCGAGGCGCTCCGCGAGGCGGGCGCAACGGTGGGCCGCGTGCTGGTCGTCGTCGACCGCGAGGAGGGCGCGCGGGAACTGCTCGCCGACCACGACGTCGAACTGGAGTCGCTGCTCACGGCGACGGAGCTGCTCGACGAGCGCGACGAGGAGTAA